gacctttttaaagggcactgccccagtgacagcttttgtagaGACATTCCCTGAACACCGTCTCTGAACACAGACTGAACTACTTCAGGCAAGTTACAGTGTTTCAAAATATTTACAGACACAAATTAATAATTTCCCTGAATTTAATTTGTGACAACAGCACTTTgacattttgtttacattaaaacGAAAATACCGGTCGATTCCACAGTGATGCGACCACCATCCGGGATCAATCTTGTAATTGTGTTATTCATAAAAAGACTTCTAATAAACACAGCCGTTATTAATTCCCACCAATGTTTGTCATTGCCATTGGGACGATCATCAAACATAAAGCCGGTTGACATGATCCGTTCCTGACATAGCTAATGTATATTCAATACATCACGTTGTGTGTATGGTATTTATTGAGAGACGCAGTTAACATCTTGTGCCATTTCACTGTAGAGTATTGATTTGCTGAATGTTTACTATGTATTTTTATAGTATAtccttttttatgtattttacattttgtaaatcgtttatgttttatataaaacgtGAATAAAAAAGATAACGTAGATTTAGACATTTTCATTTACAacattcaaatatttaaaactCCCCTTTATTATAAATAGACCAATTAAATAATAGCTTTGCTTTACACTGTAGATAATGGAGCGATCAATAAGTCATGCAACACGCTTTTTACAGTACTTTATCTTATCGGAATAAGTTAAGTAATTTCTCTTTTTATTAGTTACCCCAGCTCATcactattacatttttaatctcAAAGTATTTGCACTAGtaataagaaaataggaaaaactttttttttctaaCGTAAATATTTCTGCTAAGGAGTTGTTCAATAAAAAAGGCTTTCAGTCCACAATCCCTTTCCACCTGAATCCTGTTACTGTATATCATTCAACAATGAAGAACAGAtactctgtatttattttctgttttatgATAATCTTACAGATTGTAgagcattttgtgtttttaactctTAGCAGATTTGTTCCTCACCGCAGATACCCGATCCTTTCTGCCTTGAATTTCAGGTATGTGTGAAGGACCTGTTGGATTATTAGAGCAATAAATTGTGACACTACGGCTTGACTTTCCTGACGTATAGCCTACCCTAATACTAAAACAAATTTTTGTCAATAAATCAGTTTGTCTTTTCCTTCTACATTGTGTATAAAGCGTGTGTCTGTGGTAAAACATGCACATTATGCACGTTAAATGCATATGCCAACTTAAGTTAAGCAAATGTAAAATATAGCCTAAAAACCCATATTGTCCAATGAAATCCGTACACACTGTCATTCACTGTTGTGATTGTATCCACAAAGCATAGACAAAATATGTAATATAGGTCTGACGCGGAGATGTGCGCACCAATACGCAGAAAATTAGATGCTTATTTGCTTTTGTGGTCAGGTATTAAATATTTAGTTTCATTTATACAAACATTTGAATATGTGAAATTacgaaaattatttttttaggaCTCATATACGTGGCACAACTCACGCCCTGTATCTTTGTTATAATTTAATTCAGATTGACATAGCTTAGTGATCAGGCAGCTGTCAACACTGTGTATTAGTGTTTGGAAATTgttaaatattatgtataaatatggTAATGCTATAGAGACACTGCTATATTGTATATTAGCATTGCGCATTTGAGGCCGATCCGTTTGATTACACCCGCTCATCacacaaataaatatacaaatgacaGCCAGGACTCGAGAAGAGACAAACTTGCGCCTTATAATTTGCTGATTTGTGATGGAAAGACATAAAAAAGATGACTTGAACATCTGTCTGTGTGGTTTTCTAGATCCACCCTTTACAATTATctacaaaaaaattacaatgttgtGTTTACATTGAATGCTGTctgaaaaaaagtgtttttttaccatcataaattgaaaaataaaagagAGTTGCTTATTAGAAGAACAGGTGAATTATGTATGTTTAAACTGCATATccaaatcaaatatttttttacataatttacaAAACAATTATTAACATGACATTTAAACTATAAGTAAAAGTCTGTtgcaaataaacattaaaattagGATTCAGATttattgtgcatttaaaaatgtttatttccaTCCAAACGTAAAAGGAAATTCGTCATTTAAATAGTTCAGTCATTCAAAGCTCGATTATTAAACTTCATTATTTCAACAAAATAACATGCATCAATAATATTTTCAACAGAAAGACGTACAGACAGAAACTAAACAACGTTCATTCAAAGATCCTCGGACATTCGATTGCTAAAAACCTCTTGACTTCTGGATAAGTGAGAAAATTCCTGAGAAAAAGAGTTTTACATCAAAACGTCTGCTTGCTATTTGCGCAACTAGTCACTGACGCTAGCCAAGTGTCTGTGTTTAGTGGTCAAATCCACGTGGCTGTGCATATTCTGCAGTTTTTGGTACTCGTACTGAAAACCGAGGACCCGAGGAAAGCCCACCGGATTGAACAGTGCCGAAGATGCGTAATGGGAGGTCGGAGGCATTGGGCAGGCGATGCCAGGGGCGACAGGCTCCAGGGCCGCTGTTTGGCAATGTGGGAAATACTTGTTCCGTGACAACAGCGTGGACAGAGCAGGTAAAATGCTGCCGACAGGTTGGACACTGACAGGCTGGTGAAAGCCAAACGGGTAGATATCCAAACCCGGCAAGTGCGCGCAGGACGCGCTGAGTCCGTACGCGAGATTCGGAAAGCCACCCGGTTGCAGCGCTTGATCCTTAAAGCCGAATTTGAAGTGCTGTCGTTTAAatctcttcctcctcctcagAAAACTCCCGTTCTCGAACATGTCCGAAGAATTGGGATCCAGGGTCCAATAGTTCCCTTTACCCGGGTTACCCGGCTCCCGTGGCATTTTGACGAAGCAGTCGTTAAGGGAAAGGTTATGTCGGATTGAGTTCTGCCAAGCTGGGAATTTCTCCCGGTAGTACGCGAACCGGTGGCTGATGAAGTCGCAGATCTCGCTGAGGGTGAGCCGCTTTTTCGGGCTCTGGAGAATGGCCATTGTGATCAAGGCGATGTAAGAATAGGGAGGCTTTACCGATGTGCTCTTGCTCGTGGTTGCTGGACATAAAGAGGGGGATACGTGGTCCTCATCTCCCCCTCTGGACCGATTTTCGGACAGGGATGTTGAGCTGTCAAGTATATGGTCAGATGCAGAAA
This window of the Misgurnus anguillicaudatus chromosome 19, ASM2758022v2, whole genome shotgun sequence genome carries:
- the foxd7 gene encoding forkhead box D7 isoform X2, with the protein product MTLDTDLMDDLVVDVVGEGGKESGDERLSSSALSASDHILDSSTSLSENRSRGGDEDHVSPSLCPATTSKSTSVKPPYSYIALITMAILQSPKKRLTLSEICDFISHRFAYYREKFPAWQNSIRHNLSLNDCFVKMPREPGNPGKGNYWTLDPNSSDMFENGSFLRRRKRFKRQHFKFGFKDQALQPGGFPNLAYGLSASCAHLPGLDIYPFGFHQPVSVQPVGSILPALSTLLSRNKYFPHCQTAALEPVAPGIACPMPPTSHYASSALFNPVGFPRVLGFQYEYQKLQNMHSHVDLTTKHRHLASVSD
- the foxd7 gene encoding forkhead box D7 isoform X1, with product MRSYLGRAGQRTLPRGTRCPNKHNHYLTLSSKHIKLEEHWKLQESSCVGVDDGHCHVCRSLNFQRSKPEDLCVVILNLGGKESGDERLSSSALSASDHILDSSTSLSENRSRGGDEDHVSPSLCPATTSKSTSVKPPYSYIALITMAILQSPKKRLTLSEICDFISHRFAYYREKFPAWQNSIRHNLSLNDCFVKMPREPGNPGKGNYWTLDPNSSDMFENGSFLRRRKRFKRQHFKFGFKDQALQPGGFPNLAYGLSASCAHLPGLDIYPFGFHQPVSVQPVGSILPALSTLLSRNKYFPHCQTAALEPVAPGIACPMPPTSHYASSALFNPVGFPRVLGFQYEYQKLQNMHSHVDLTTKHRHLASVSD